The nucleotide sequence GCTGATGCCGTGGCTGACGGTAAGCGAAAACATCGTGTTCGCAACACGATTCGCCGCACAGCGGGGTGGCTTCGACCGGAGCTACCCTGCCGAGTTGACGGACCGGTTCGGCCTGAAGCCGCTGGCCGATCGTTACCCCGATCAGCTGTCCGGCGGGCAGGCGCAGCGGGTCGCGGTGCTGAGGGCGGTCGCGGCCCGGCCGAGGCTGTTGCTGCTCGACGAACCGTTCAGCGCGCTGGACCCGGCTACCCGTGCGGACCTGCAAAGCTGGCTGGGCGAGCTTGCGGGCGCGCTCGACGTGACGGTCGTACTGGTCACCCACGACGTCGACGAGGCCCTACGGCTTGCCGACCGCGTTGTGTTGTTGAGCGGCGGGCGGATCCGCAGTCAGTGGACGGTGTCCGAGCACCCAAGCCGTGAGCAGCTGCGCTCGGAGCTGCTCGATCAATACCGCGACCAGGCGGCGCCCGCGCTGTGACTCAACTGCTTTCGCGACGTCAGTTATTGGCCGGTGCCAGCGGGCTCGCCGCCGCCGGGGGGCTGTTCGGCGTCGCCGGTCTCGCGCGCAGCGCCGTGGAATCCCCGACCCACCCCCGCGCGCAGCTGCGCATCGGGTATCTGCCGATCACCGACGCGGCGCCGCTGCTGATCGCGCACAGCGCCGGGTTGTATCCGTCCGATGCGGTGAGCTCGGCGCGGCCGGTCCTGTTCCGGAGCTGGGCGGCGCTGGCCGAAGCGTTCATCACACGCCAAGTCGACATCGTTCACCTGCTCATGCCGATGGCGGTGCAGCTGCGGTATGCATTGGGCGGCGCGGTGCGGATCCTCGGCTGGAACCACACCAACGGTTCGGCGCTCACGGTCGCACCGCACGTGCGTGAGCTGTCCGAGCTGGCCGGCACGCAGGTCGGGATCCCGTTCTGGTGGTCGATTCACAACATCGTGCTGCAGCGTCTGCTGCGCGCGCACGGGCTCCGGCCGGTGGTGCGTCGCAGCGCCTCTCGGTCCGACGGCACGGTCGAACTGATCGTGATGAGCCCGTCGGACATGGTGCCGGCGTTGGCCAACGGCTCGATTGGCGGCTACGTGGTAGCCGATCCGTTCAATGCGGTCGCGCAAATCAAGAAGATTGGACGCATCGCCCTCTTCCTCGGTGACGTGTGGCGAGAACACGCTTGCTGCGTGCTGCTCGCGCACGAGGACGTGACGACGCGGCATCCCGAACAGGTGCAGGCTGTCACCGATGCCGTGGTCGCCGCGCAGCTTCGCATCGGCGCCGACCGTGGCGCGGCGGCCTCCGCGCTGGCGGGTCGGTACCTCCCGCAGCCCGTGGGGGCGATTCGGCTGGCGTTGACCTACCCCAAGCCGCCGTATCCGTTGGTGCATCCGGACTGGCAGCCGCAGCGCATCGGTTACCAGCCGTTTCCATTCCCGAGCTACACCGAGCGCTTGATCGAGGCGATGAGGGAGACCGTCGTGGACGGCAACCGCGATTTCCTCGAGCGACTCGACCCCGCGCGTGTGCACGGTGAGCTGGTCGACGACGTCTTCGTTCGGCGATCGCTCGACACGCACGGCGGGCCACAGGCTTTCGGCCTCGATCCGGCACTGACCAGAACCGAAGAGGTGCAATCGCTATGACCACTGACGCCGCCCCGATCAACCCCTTCACCACCGTCGCCGCCGCGTCGCCGGCGCGGCGCGCCCCAATGTTGCGGGGTTGGCTGGCACCACTGCTCGCGGCCGCCGCCTCGATCGGCCTGTGGTGGCTGGCCACCACGGTGT is from Mycobacterium conspicuum and encodes:
- a CDS encoding ABC transporter substrate-binding protein, giving the protein MTQLLSRRQLLAGASGLAAAGGLFGVAGLARSAVESPTHPRAQLRIGYLPITDAAPLLIAHSAGLYPSDAVSSARPVLFRSWAALAEAFITRQVDIVHLLMPMAVQLRYALGGAVRILGWNHTNGSALTVAPHVRELSELAGTQVGIPFWWSIHNIVLQRLLRAHGLRPVVRRSASRSDGTVELIVMSPSDMVPALANGSIGGYVVADPFNAVAQIKKIGRIALFLGDVWREHACCVLLAHEDVTTRHPEQVQAVTDAVVAAQLRIGADRGAAASALAGRYLPQPVGAIRLALTYPKPPYPLVHPDWQPQRIGYQPFPFPSYTERLIEAMRETVVDGNRDFLERLDPARVHGELVDDVFVRRSLDTHGGPQAFGLDPALTRTEEVQSL
- a CDS encoding ABC transporter ATP-binding protein — translated: MGTQAVRIALGTKHFSTGAALVDVDLEVISGEFLAVLGPSGSGKSTLLRVLAGLDTLTGGEIVWPADGVRPRIGMVFQQPLLMPWLTVSENIVFATRFAAQRGGFDRSYPAELTDRFGLKPLADRYPDQLSGGQAQRVAVLRAVAARPRLLLLDEPFSALDPATRADLQSWLGELAGALDVTVVLVTHDVDEALRLADRVVLLSGGRIRSQWTVSEHPSREQLRSELLDQYRDQAAPAL